Genomic window (Nitrospira sp.):
CTGTTCAGACACTCCTAGATATGAAGGCAATGGGCAGGGATGTGGTTGATGGGCACTATTTATATGAGGAAGAGTCCGGACGTCTTTCAATAGACCACCTCAAGCCCAGTGCGTTGATTTTTTCAACCGGTTTTCGCCGCCGTCTTCTTACAATGCTCCTTAAGCGCGCCTTGGATGTAGTGGTTGCCATCCTTGGAATGATCGCGTTGTTGCCACTTGTTCTGGTGCTGTCTGTACTCATCAAAGTAGATTCTTCTGGTCCGGTCTTCTATCGGCAAATGCGGGTGGGGTTACGAGGACGTCCCTACATGATTTGGAAGTTTAGATCTATGCGTCAGGACGCAGAACAAAGTGGCGCGCGATGGGCCTCAAGCGAAGATCCGCGGGTGTCTAGAGTTGGTCGTTGGATCAGAAAATGGAGATTGGATGAGCTTCCCCAGCTGATTAACGTATTGAAAGGGGAAATGAGCTTGGTCGGGCCGAGGCCAGAGCGACCTGTGTTTGTTCAAGAGCTGAGAAACACCATCCCCTATTACGATTTGAGACACACGGTTCGTCCTGGCATCACGGGTTGGGCACAGACACGGTTTCGATACGGAGCTTCAAAAGAAGACTCCCACGTAAAACTGCAATATGATCTGTTTTATGTCAAAAACCTGTCTCTGGCCTTGGATCTACGCATCGTAATCCATACGGTTAAGGTTATGTTTATGGGTGAAGGTGCGCGGTAGAGGAGAGACATGCCTGAAACAATTCCTAAGCATTGCCTTTCATTTGATGTCGAAGAACATTTTCAAGTCTCAGCTTTTGAATCTCCCATGCGGAGACGACATTGGGATCAGTATGAAAGCCGTGTGGAAGCCAACACTGAAAAATTGTTGGAACTATTGGGTAGTAGTTGCGTGCGCGCGACTTTTTTTGTGCTCGGATGGGTGGCGGAGAGGTATCCATCCTTGATTCGCCGGATTGCAGCTGCAGGCCACGAAGTCGCCTCCCACGGATATGCCCATGAACTCATAACTGCTCAAACGCAGGATGCCTTCCGTGATGATATTCGTAGGGCGAAGGGAATTTTAGAACAGATCCTTTCACAACCGATATTAGGTTATCGCGCACCAAGTTTTTCAATCACTAAAGACACGATGTGGGCGACTCAAATCCTTGTTGAGGAAGGGTACATCTACGATTCCAGTATATTCCCGGTCCTGCACGACCGCTATGGAGTGCCCTCCGCAAATCCAAACATGCATCAGCTATTAACGGTTTCCGGCGTTTTATGGGAGGTGCCTCCTTCGACGGTGAAGTGTTTGGGGGTGCGCGTACCCGTTGCTGGGGGGGGATATTTTCGTCTGTACCCGTATGTGCTTTTGCGGGCACTACTTCGCAAACTCGAAGATGAAGGTTCCTCTCTCGTAATGTACCTGCATCCTTGGGAGTTTGATCCAAATCAGCCGAGGATGGAGGGGTCTGCAGTGTCGCGATTACGGCACTATTTGAATCTTGATAAAACGGAGTTCCGATTGCGAACACTTCTTCAGGACTTCTCGTTTGCTCCGATACGGCAGGTCTTTCCTCAAATTGAACACCAGAGTAGCTCACTGACAAGGACATCGATGGAGGTAGGAAAGAGTTCCTTCCCCGAAAAATCATCGAATGCTCTGTTTAATTGAGGTTATGGGTCTCCTGCCTTGGGCGAAACGCAGACTCGGTAGCAAGGAGTCTTAGTCGCGTAGCCTGGAGAATCCTCAGCCTTCCATCATGTGAAATTCAGGGAGGCATGTAGCACTTTTCTGTCTAGTTCATTTCTTTCCTATGCTGGTCCCGGCTGGTTGCCTATCTGCAGGGAATGCCCTAGCCGTTTCCCCCTCGATTTCCATGAATAAGTTGGGCATAGCCAGAGATAGTTCATCTGAAGGCCTCTTTTTTCGCTGTGCTACTCTTGTATTGTGTCCACCATGCGATTTGCGATGGTCAACGAGATATAGGATTCTCGGGATGATCTTGGATTATAGATGGTGAGGCGATGTTAACAGCACTAGAGGTGTGCCCAGCGCGTCTCACGTTCTCTTCTGCTATCTGCGATTTGGAGTGACGATGGAGTCTACGTTCGCACAAGAGGAACCCTGCACCCTGGTAATTGAGCCTCGGGATGGG
Coding sequences:
- a CDS encoding TIGR03013 family PEP-CTERM/XrtA system glycosyltransferase; translated protein: MSSSSKTDQETSLDSLPARQPLVSVSVSFPKFTRRVLILGVGPLARDLCQTLLAKRAGFTEVVGFLDKDASRVGERLVNPSIIGTYDQLFEIAERYQVHTVAVCLEDRRAVLPVQTLLDMKAMGRDVVDGHYLYEEESGRLSIDHLKPSALIFSTGFRRRLLTMLLKRALDVVVAILGMIALLPLVLVLSVLIKVDSSGPVFYRQMRVGLRGRPYMIWKFRSMRQDAEQSGARWASSEDPRVSRVGRWIRKWRLDELPQLINVLKGEMSLVGPRPERPVFVQELRNTIPYYDLRHTVRPGITGWAQTRFRYGASKEDSHVKLQYDLFYVKNLSLALDLRIVIHTVKVMFMGEGAR
- a CDS encoding DUF3473 domain-containing protein; protein product: MPETIPKHCLSFDVEEHFQVSAFESPMRRRHWDQYESRVEANTEKLLELLGSSCVRATFFVLGWVAERYPSLIRRIAAAGHEVASHGYAHELITAQTQDAFRDDIRRAKGILEQILSQPILGYRAPSFSITKDTMWATQILVEEGYIYDSSIFPVLHDRYGVPSANPNMHQLLTVSGVLWEVPPSTVKCLGVRVPVAGGGYFRLYPYVLLRALLRKLEDEGSSLVMYLHPWEFDPNQPRMEGSAVSRLRHYLNLDKTEFRLRTLLQDFSFAPIRQVFPQIEHQSSSLTRTSMEVGKSSFPEKSSNALFN